In Nostoc sp. UHCC 0926, a single genomic region encodes these proteins:
- the thrS gene encoding threonine--tRNA ligase has translation MVQQPMSPNSSNQSEQVEKIYLPRTSESENLKKIRHTASHVMAMAVQKLFPKAQVTIGPWIENGFYYDFDNPEPFSENDLKAIKKEMVKIINRKLPVSREEVSREEAERRIQEIKEPYKLEILGDIKEEPITIYHLGNEWWDLCAGPHLENTSELNPKAVELESVAGAYWRGDETKAQLQRIYATAWESPEQLTEYKRRKEEALRRDHRKLGKELGLFIFSDQVGPGLPLWTPKGTLLRSTLEDFLKQEQIKRGYLPVVTPHIARVDLFKTSGHWQKYKEDMFPLMADDQESAANEQGFVLKPMNCPFHIQIYKSELRSYRELPLRFAEFGTVYRYEQSGELGGLTRVRGFTVDDSHLFVTPEQLDSEFLSVVDLILSVFNSLQLKNFKARLSFRDPASDKYIGDDEVWDKAEGAIRRAVETLGMEHFEGVGEAAFYGPKLDFIFSDALDREWQLGTVQVDYILPERFDLEYVAEDGVRKRPVMIHRAPFGSLERLIGILIEEYAGDFPLWLAPVQARLLPVGDIQVDFAKDVVTKMRALGIRAEVDTSGDRLGKQIRNAEKEKIPVMAVVGAKEVETNTLSIRTRASGELGVIPVDEVMDKMKDAIAKFENF, from the coding sequence ATGGTTCAGCAGCCAATGTCGCCAAATTCATCAAATCAGTCAGAACAAGTTGAAAAAATTTATTTACCGCGTACCAGCGAATCGGAGAACTTAAAAAAGATTCGCCACACTGCTTCCCATGTAATGGCAATGGCAGTACAAAAGCTGTTTCCCAAGGCACAAGTTACAATCGGCCCTTGGATTGAAAACGGTTTTTACTATGACTTCGACAATCCAGAACCATTTAGCGAAAACGATCTCAAAGCCATCAAGAAAGAGATGGTGAAAATTATCAATCGCAAACTCCCAGTTAGCCGGGAAGAAGTCAGCCGCGAAGAAGCCGAACGCCGGATTCAGGAAATTAAGGAACCTTACAAGCTAGAAATCCTGGGAGATATCAAAGAGGAACCAATCACGATTTACCACCTGGGGAATGAATGGTGGGATTTGTGTGCGGGGCCTCATCTGGAAAATACTAGTGAATTAAACCCGAAAGCAGTTGAACTAGAAAGCGTTGCTGGTGCTTATTGGCGTGGGGATGAAACTAAAGCCCAACTACAACGCATCTACGCCACCGCTTGGGAAAGTCCAGAACAACTCACTGAATATAAGCGACGCAAAGAAGAAGCGTTGCGGCGAGATCACCGGAAGCTGGGTAAGGAACTGGGATTATTTATATTTTCTGACCAAGTGGGGCCGGGTTTACCTTTGTGGACACCCAAAGGCACTTTGTTGCGGAGTACTTTAGAAGACTTCCTCAAGCAGGAACAGATAAAACGGGGTTATTTACCTGTAGTAACGCCTCACATTGCCAGAGTTGATTTATTCAAAACCTCTGGACATTGGCAGAAATATAAAGAAGATATGTTCCCCTTAATGGCGGATGATCAGGAGTCCGCTGCCAATGAACAGGGCTTTGTCTTGAAGCCGATGAATTGCCCTTTTCACATCCAAATATATAAGAGTGAGTTACGCTCCTATCGGGAACTACCTTTGCGATTTGCAGAATTTGGTACTGTTTACCGCTACGAACAATCAGGGGAATTGGGCGGTTTAACGCGGGTGCGTGGTTTTACTGTGGATGATTCTCACCTGTTCGTTACCCCAGAACAGCTAGATAGCGAATTCCTCAGTGTGGTGGATTTGATTTTGTCGGTGTTCAATAGTCTGCAACTGAAGAACTTTAAAGCTAGACTCAGTTTCCGCGATCCAGCTAGTGATAAGTACATCGGTGACGATGAAGTTTGGGACAAAGCTGAAGGTGCAATTCGCCGTGCAGTTGAAACCTTGGGGATGGAACACTTTGAGGGAGTTGGGGAAGCGGCTTTTTATGGGCCAAAACTTGACTTTATCTTTAGTGATGCCCTAGATAGGGAGTGGCAATTAGGAACTGTACAGGTAGATTACATTTTGCCAGAACGGTTTGATTTGGAGTACGTTGCTGAAGATGGTGTTCGCAAACGCCCAGTAATGATTCACCGTGCGCCTTTTGGTTCACTGGAACGGCTAATTGGGATCTTAATTGAAGAATATGCGGGTGATTTCCCTTTGTGGTTAGCGCCAGTGCAAGCTAGATTACTGCCAGTGGGTGATATACAGGTAGACTTTGCTAAAGATGTGGTGACGAAAATGAGAGCGTTGGGCATCCGTGCAGAAGTTGATACCAGTGGCGATCGCTTGGGTAAACAGATTCGCAATGCAGAGAAAGAAAAAATACCCGTAATGGCTGTGGTAGGAGCGAAGGAAGTGGAAACCAACACCTTGAGTATCCGTACCCGCGCTTCTGGGGAATTGGGAGTCATCCCTGTAGATGAGGTGATGGATAAGATGAAGGATGCGATCGCTAAGTTCGAGAATTTCTAA
- a CDS encoding DUF2605 domain-containing protein: MSNSNVPGPELLKTVLEPLLEDFQHWFTRSRHLLETEQLSFMSDQEQSDLLLRVKQAQDELNTAKMLFTATDKQVGIDMATIMPWHQLVTECWNVAMRFRQGREV; this comes from the coding sequence ATGTCAAACTCAAATGTACCAGGGCCTGAGTTGCTGAAAACGGTTTTAGAACCTCTGCTAGAAGATTTTCAGCATTGGTTTACGCGATCGCGCCATTTACTCGAAACTGAGCAACTATCATTTATGAGTGACCAAGAGCAATCTGACTTGCTCTTGCGGGTTAAGCAAGCGCAAGATGAACTAAATACAGCAAAGATGCTATTTACTGCAACTGATAAACAAGTCGGGATTGATATGGCAACGATAATGCCTTGGCATCAACTAGTAACAGAATGCTGGAATGTGGCAATGCGCTTCCGTCAAGGGCGTGAAGTCTAA
- a CDS encoding RusA family crossover junction endodeoxyribonuclease encodes MTRFEFIVDGPPVSQQARKRGKGNRLEDWKKTVRQEAEKYWSSEQKTATGLVMLQITYFYDSVQIDIDNIVKPIQDAIIGLAYVDDEQVSDLLVRKRNLSGNFRIEDMTSTLAEGFARGNEFLHIVVIDAPNQEVGT; translated from the coding sequence TTGACCAGATTTGAGTTCATAGTAGATGGACCACCAGTATCACAACAAGCTCGTAAACGCGGTAAGGGCAATCGCCTTGAAGATTGGAAAAAAACAGTGCGACAAGAGGCTGAAAAATATTGGTCTTCGGAACAAAAAACAGCTACTGGGTTGGTTATGCTCCAGATAACCTATTTCTATGATTCTGTTCAAATAGATATAGACAATATAGTGAAGCCTATTCAAGATGCAATTATTGGATTAGCCTACGTTGATGATGAGCAAGTAAGCGACCTGCTAGTTAGAAAGAGGAATTTGTCAGGTAACTTTAGAATAGAAGACATGACCTCGACATTGGCGGAAGGCTTTGCTCGTGGCAATGAGTTCTTACATATTGTCGTAATTGATGCTCCTAACCAGGAGGTAGGTACTTGA
- a CDS encoding DUF2973 domain-containing protein: MLHLLYILAFTILAFIAVGNLIRNLIMFSFDRERTYPTNSSPMNNQGNYGYYSSKKQFVPHPELLDSAGNLIKEPLLVMRSINVEDARQHLDALYEASPGHKRENSEEA; the protein is encoded by the coding sequence ATGTTACACCTGCTTTACATTCTTGCTTTTACAATCCTTGCATTTATAGCTGTTGGCAACTTAATTCGTAACCTGATCATGTTCAGTTTCGATCGGGAAAGAACTTACCCGACGAATTCCTCGCCAATGAATAATCAAGGCAACTATGGTTATTATTCATCAAAAAAACAGTTTGTACCCCATCCAGAGTTATTAGATAGCGCGGGCAACTTAATTAAAGAGCCACTTTTGGTAATGCGTTCGATTAACGTTGAAGATGCGCGTCAACATCTCGATGCACTTTACGAAGCATCTCCAGGACATAAGAGAGAAAATTCAGAGGAAGCGTAA
- a CDS encoding DUF433 domain-containing protein, with amino-acid sequence MTELYGGTDPRDIPAYSISDAARYLRIPAGTIRSWTVGRHYRISKGSNFFKPLIPIRDFKPRLLSFNNLVEVHVLRAIRKNHKIDLGNVRTALDFIDERFQTSHPLAGESFLTDGVDLFIERYGSLINASKSVQTQMKDAFNAHLERIEPDDTGLAIKLYPFTRSHEEDSPRVVVIDSRIAFGRLVIAGTGITTSVLAERYKAGDSIDDLAYDYDSDRFKIEEAIRCELPAAA; translated from the coding sequence ATGACCGAGCTTTACGGAGGAACCGATCCTAGAGACATTCCCGCCTACTCCATTAGCGATGCCGCTCGTTATTTACGCATTCCAGCAGGCACAATTCGTTCTTGGACAGTTGGGCGACACTACCGGATTTCAAAAGGTTCCAACTTCTTCAAACCCCTTATCCCAATTCGTGATTTTAAACCACGACTCCTCTCATTTAACAACCTAGTTGAAGTTCATGTTTTAAGAGCAATTCGCAAAAATCACAAAATTGATCTAGGCAATGTCCGAACCGCTCTTGATTTCATTGATGAGCGGTTTCAAACATCCCACCCGCTTGCTGGTGAAAGTTTTCTTACCGATGGTGTTGACCTGTTCATTGAGCGCTATGGCTCTCTCATTAATGCATCGAAAAGCGTACAAACGCAGATGAAAGACGCTTTTAATGCTCATCTTGAGCGAATTGAACCCGACGACACTGGGCTTGCAATTAAACTGTATCCCTTTACTCGCTCTCACGAGGAAGATAGCCCTCGTGTTGTTGTCATTGATTCCCGAATCGCCTTTGGTCGCCTTGTTATTGCTGGAACAGGAATTACCACCAGCGTGTTAGCAGAACGCTATAAAGCAGGTGATTCAATTGACGATCTCGCTTATGATTATGACAGCGATCGCTTCAAGATCGAAGAAGCTATCCGGTGTGAACTACCTGCTGCTGCATGA
- a CDS encoding BrnT family toxin, with translation MPRLWGMDVFFVLNGVTFVWNEEKARINPSNHDGITFQQAVEAFFDPFLMVVDASRNDEERDAVIGLDRRWNLLYVVYIERENDMIRLISARKATRKEREYYES, from the coding sequence TTGCCTAGACTATGGGGTATGGATGTGTTTTTCGTGCTTAATGGTGTCACCTTCGTTTGGAATGAGGAGAAGGCTCGGATTAATCCCAGCAATCATGACGGCATAACATTTCAGCAAGCCGTAGAAGCTTTCTTCGATCCATTTCTAATGGTGGTTGATGCCAGCCGCAATGATGAGGAGCGAGATGCTGTGATTGGCTTGGATAGACGATGGAATCTCCTGTACGTCGTCTACATTGAGCGTGAAAACGACATGATTAGGCTCATCTCGGCTCGGAAAGCAACGCGTAAGGAACGTGAATACTATGAAAGCTGA